A region of Natribaculum luteum DNA encodes the following proteins:
- a CDS encoding phytoene/squalene synthase family protein, whose product MQQEHIEAGKEIQKRTGKTFYLATRFLPRRVRHATHVLYAFFRIADEVVDDAADVPPDEQAARLEELRAQALGGVDPDDPVLVAFQDLRERYGIADEEVDEFVDAMKTDIDTNRYETYEDLEAYMRGSAAAVGVMMTAIMEPDDPETALPHAVKLGEAFQMTNFLRDVREDVVDRDRIYIPRETLRSHGVAEEQIENLEMSESFARAMADELRRTEDLYREGVAGIRYLPEDCQLPVLLAAVLYAEHHRLIRAQGYDVLTEEPSLSTTRKLWCVAKTRWHWHWNRDPEAVFQRVSAVPALETGHPGPGPGERVPTR is encoded by the coding sequence ATGCAACAGGAACACATCGAGGCTGGGAAGGAGATACAGAAGCGCACCGGGAAGACGTTCTACCTCGCGACGCGATTCCTCCCGCGGCGCGTTCGGCACGCGACGCACGTGCTGTACGCGTTCTTTCGCATCGCCGACGAGGTCGTCGACGACGCAGCCGACGTCCCGCCCGACGAGCAGGCCGCCCGCCTCGAGGAGCTTCGGGCACAGGCACTCGGCGGGGTCGACCCCGACGATCCGGTCCTCGTCGCGTTCCAGGACCTCCGGGAGCGCTACGGCATCGCAGACGAGGAAGTCGACGAGTTCGTCGACGCGATGAAGACCGACATCGACACGAACCGCTACGAGACCTACGAGGACCTCGAGGCGTACATGCGCGGGTCGGCCGCCGCCGTCGGCGTGATGATGACCGCGATCATGGAACCCGACGATCCGGAGACGGCGCTTCCTCACGCCGTCAAACTCGGCGAGGCCTTCCAGATGACGAACTTCCTGCGGGACGTCCGCGAGGACGTCGTCGACCGCGACCGGATCTACATTCCACGGGAGACCCTGCGGAGCCACGGCGTCGCCGAGGAACAGATCGAGAACCTCGAGATGTCCGAATCGTTCGCGAGGGCGATGGCCGACGAACTCAGGCGCACGGAGGACCTCTATCGGGAGGGCGTCGCCGGCATTCGCTACCTTCCCGAGGACTGTCAGCTCCCGGTGTTGCTCGCCGCCGTCCTCTACGCCGAACACCACCGCCTGATCCGGGCACAGGGCTACGACGTGCTCACCGAGGAGCCGTCGCTGTCGACGACGCGGAAGCTGTGGTGTGTCGCGAAGACCCGCTGGCACTGGCACTGGAACCGCGACCCCGAGGCGGTGTTCCAGCGCGTCTCCGCGGTGCCCGCCCTCGAGACCGGCCACCCTGGACCGGGACCCGGCGAGCGCGTCCCGACGCGATAA
- a CDS encoding prenyltransferase, which translates to MTDNRTARADAGTVDRLSYLLTLSRPRFWLYLAGPVLVGVAYAADSVGDLFAPAAVVLFVYFLLPANVFLYGINDVYDREIDAENPKKEGREARYEGQSFVPVAVGLAATIPLAFFPIVPAEAWPWLAAFLVLGAAYSAPPLRLKTTPPLDSISNGLYVTPGAAAYAAVAGTQPPALAVAGGWLWAMGMHTFSAIPDVVPDREAGIRTTATVLGPRRTYAYCAACWLATAGAFAALDVRLGALMLVYPALVAGVATSSIAVSRAYWWFPAINTVVGAALTMGGLWRVLYG; encoded by the coding sequence GTGACCGACAACCGAACCGCTCGAGCGGACGCCGGGACCGTCGACAGGCTCTCGTACCTGCTGACGCTCTCGCGACCACGATTCTGGCTCTACCTCGCGGGGCCGGTGCTCGTGGGCGTCGCCTACGCGGCCGATTCGGTCGGCGACCTGTTCGCGCCCGCCGCGGTCGTCCTGTTCGTGTACTTCCTCTTGCCGGCGAACGTCTTCCTGTACGGCATCAACGACGTCTACGACCGGGAGATCGACGCCGAGAACCCCAAGAAGGAAGGGCGAGAAGCACGCTACGAGGGACAGTCGTTCGTCCCCGTCGCTGTCGGGCTTGCCGCCACGATTCCCCTCGCGTTCTTTCCGATCGTCCCCGCCGAGGCGTGGCCGTGGCTCGCGGCGTTTCTCGTCCTCGGCGCGGCCTACAGCGCGCCGCCGCTACGACTCAAGACGACGCCCCCGCTGGACTCGATCTCCAACGGGCTGTACGTGACGCCCGGCGCGGCCGCCTACGCCGCCGTCGCCGGAACGCAGCCACCGGCGCTCGCCGTCGCGGGCGGATGGCTCTGGGCGATGGGGATGCACACCTTCTCCGCGATTCCGGACGTCGTGCCGGATCGCGAGGCGGGGATCCGGACCACCGCGACCGTCCTCGGCCCACGACGGACGTACGCCTACTGTGCGGCCTGCTGGCTCGCCACTGCGGGCGCGTTCGCCGCGCTGGATGTTCGGCTCGGGGCACTCATGCTCGTCTACCCCGCGCTCGTCGCCGGCGTCGCGACCTCGAGTATCGCCGTCTCCCGTGCCTACTGGTGGTTCCCCGCGATCAACACCGTCGTCGGCGCGGCGCTGACGATGGGCGGCCTCTGGAGGGTACTGTATGGGTGA
- the cruF gene encoding bisanhydrobacterioruberin hydratase gives MGDVATAARELTRTDVERRLETAIRDNRFTIAVVFPVVGATLLVASAEGLLPEPLSYNPLLILFGTLVMRSPLVVGLLPRIGRWAVGCLGVLVVYTYLIEAVGVDTGWPYGAFEYTIQLGPMLFGEIPLALPLFFVPLVLNAYLLTLLVLRGLADNVAARLGTAIATVVAIDLVLDPAAVAIGFWAYLPPGAYYGVPASNYVGWLVSGTVAVVLVDLAFDRTALLERVHSCEFVLDDLVSFVLLWGTINVLYGNWIAAAIAGAFCVGLLGTGRYDREMLRTVVPSVASR, from the coding sequence ATGGGTGACGTGGCGACGGCGGCCCGCGAACTGACGCGAACGGACGTCGAGCGACGGCTCGAGACGGCGATCCGGGACAACCGGTTTACGATCGCCGTCGTCTTCCCCGTCGTCGGCGCGACGCTGCTCGTCGCGAGCGCCGAGGGCCTGCTCCCGGAACCGCTCTCGTACAATCCGCTGTTGATCCTGTTCGGGACGCTCGTGATGCGCTCGCCGTTGGTCGTCGGACTCCTCCCGCGGATCGGACGGTGGGCGGTCGGCTGTCTCGGCGTTCTCGTCGTCTACACGTACCTGATCGAGGCGGTCGGCGTCGACACGGGCTGGCCCTACGGCGCGTTCGAGTACACGATCCAGCTCGGGCCGATGCTGTTCGGCGAGATCCCGCTTGCGTTGCCGCTGTTTTTCGTCCCGCTGGTGCTCAACGCCTACCTGCTGACGCTGCTGGTGCTTCGCGGGTTAGCCGACAACGTCGCCGCACGGCTGGGAACCGCCATCGCCACCGTCGTCGCGATCGACCTCGTGCTCGATCCCGCGGCCGTCGCGATCGGCTTCTGGGCGTACCTCCCGCCGGGCGCGTACTACGGCGTGCCGGCGTCGAACTACGTCGGCTGGCTCGTCTCGGGGACCGTCGCCGTCGTCCTCGTCGACCTCGCGTTCGACCGGACGGCCCTGCTCGAGCGCGTCCACTCCTGCGAGTTCGTCCTCGACGATCTGGTGAGTTTCGTCCTGCTATGGGGGACGATCAACGTCCTCTACGGCAACTGGATCGCGGCGGCGATCGCCGGCGCGTTCTGCGTCGGATTGCTCGGGACGGGTCGGTACGACCGGGAGATGCTCCGGACCGTCGTGCCGTCCGTGGCGAGCCGGTAG